The Nitrospira sp. sequence GATGCTCGACGATCTAAAGAAGGGGGACAAGGTCATCACGGCGTCGGGCTTCTGGGGGACCATCACGAATCTCGGGAAAGAGACGGTGACGCTGCAGATTGCCGACAATACCAAGGTCAAGATTCAGAAAGAGCATATCGCGAAAATACGGGCGGAAGACGACGACAAAGAGTAGCCGGACGACGTTAATCACACGAGAATGCTCGAACAGGCTGCCCGGCAAGGCCGCAGCAAGCGAAAAGGCGAGGCGTACGCGGCGGTACGGTGAGCCTCTGAGCGCGGCGAGAACGACGCTGGCGGGCTGTTTCAGCATTCTGCAAGAGAGGGTGGCAGAGACATGAAAAAAGTTGGTGGACGGTTTGCATTGCTTGCACTGGTGGTTGTGCTGTCGGTGGTGTTCTTCCTGCCGTCGTACAAGCCGTTGTATCAGGCCTTGCCCGACTGGGCGCGGAAGATTCTGCCGGATAAGGGCATTACGCTGGGGTTGGATCTCCAGGGCGGCATTCACATGGTGATGGAGGTCGATGAAGACCGGGCGGTCGAGATCGCCGTCGAGCGGTCGGTCGCATCGTTGCAGGATGTCTTGGTCGACAAGAAGCTGCCGGCTGAATCGGTGAAACGGACCGCCGCGAATCAGGTCACTATTCAGTTTGCCAACGCCGAACTGAAAGCGCAGATCCAGAAGCTCGTGGATGAGTATCCCACGTTCTTTGAAGTGGATGCCGCGGGGTCGGCCAACAGTCTGGTCTGGGAGTTGCGCGAGACGGAGATCAAGCGGATCAAGGATTCGGCGATCAATCAGGCGCTCGAAACGATTCGGAACCGGATCGACCAGTTCGGCGTGTCCGAGCCGCTGGTACAGCGTCAGGGATTGAAGCAGATTGTCGTGCAATTGCCGGGTGTCAAAGAGCCGAAGCGGGCGAAGGATCTCATCAAGGAAACCGCCTTGCTCGAGTTCAAGATGCTCGACGAAGACAATCAGATGAAGATGGATTTCCCTGCCCGCATCCCGAAGGAAAAAGAGGCCGAAGTCTTGGCGCAGTTCCAGGGCAAGGTGCCGGAGGGCGATCAGATCCTGTTCGAGCACCAAGTCGACAAAGACACCGGCCGGGAATTCCGGACGCCGTACCTCGTGAAGAAGCGGGTGATGCTGACGGGCGATGTCTTGAGCGACGCGCGGGTCTCCATCGGAGAGTTCAACGACCCCTATGTCTCTATTACCTTTGACGGCAAAGGCGGTCGGGAGTTTGAGCGGATCACCGGTGAGAATATCAAGAAGCGCATGGCCGTCGTGCTCGACAACACGATCTATTCTGCGCCGGTAATTCAGGACCGGATCTCCGGCGGACGGGCTCAGATCACCGGGACGTTCAGCACGCAGGAGGCCAACGATTTGGCCATCGTCCTTCGCGCCGGCGCATTGCCGGCTCCATTGAAGATCATTCAAGACCTCACCGTCGGGCCGTCGCTTGGACAGGATTCTATCGATCAGGGTATGAAATCCACCTTCATCGCCGGACTGCTGGTGGTGGTGTTTATGATCGTGTATTACCGCTTGTCCGGAGTGATCGCCGATTTCGCGCTCTTGCTCAACCTGATTTGTTTGCTCGGAGCGCTTTCGGCCCTGAACGCCACGCTGACGTTGCCGGGCATCGCGGGCATTGTGCTGACCATCGGTATGGGCGTGGACTCCAATGTGCTGATCTTCGAGCGCATTCGCGAAGAATTGCGGGCAGGAAAAGCCGTGCGCCTGGCGGTGGACGGCGGCTATGACAAGGCGCTGCTCACGATCATCGACGCGCACGTGACGACGTTGATCACGGGCGTGGCGCTGTTCTTGTTCGGCACCGGTCCGATTAAAGGATTTGCCGTGACGTTGTGCTTGGGGATCGCGATCAATCTGTTCACGGCCTTCGTCGGAACCAAGGTCGTATTTGATCTGCTGAATCAAGGTAAGAAAGTGGACACGCTCAGCATTTAGCCGTGATGCTGATGGCGGAAGACTGAGAGCTGAACACGACGAAAAGGGAGTGAGCATGTTAGAGATTCTCGGAAAAACAAACTTCGATTTCATGGGTAAGCGCAAGATCGCGTTTATCTTTTCGGGCATTATGGTGTTGTTCGGGTTGATTGCTCTGGTGCAGATCTCGCGCGGGGCCGCCAATCTCGGGATCGACTTTGCCGGCGGGACGGCCGTGCAGCTCAAGTTTGATCAGGCGATTCGGATCGAGGAGGCGCGGAAGGCTCTGGAGTCGAACGGGCTGAGCAATGCGGAGTTGCAGGAATTCGGGCAGGACAATAAATTGCTCGTCCGCATTAAAGCCTCGACCACCATTGAGGAAAAGACGGCCGAACGGGTCATGGCGGTGTTCTCAAAAGAATTCCCGAATAATAAATTTGTCGTGGATGCGTCGACGGAAATCGGCCCGACCATCGGGAAGAAGCTGCAGGAAGATGCGCTCATCGCGATCGTCATCTCGTTTGCCGGAATCATCATGTACATTGCGGCCCGGTTCGAGTTGCGCTTCGGCGTCGCGGCCGCCCTGGCCACGTTCCACGATGTGCTCGCCGTGCTGGGTGCCTTTTATCTGCTGGATAAAGAAATCACCCTGCTCGTGGTGACGGCGTTGCTCACGCTGGCGGGTTATTCACTGACCGATACCGTCGTGGTATTCGACCGGATCAGAGAAAACTTGCGGATCAGGCGGCGGGACTCGGAAGAGAGCATGATCAACAGCGCGGTGAACCAGGTCCTCAGCCGCACGATTGTCACCAGCTTGACGGTGGTGCTGGTGCTGATCCCGCTGACGCTGGCCGGCGGCGAAGTCTTGCATGATTTTTCGCTCGCCCTTCTGAGTGGCGTCATCTTCGGAACCTATTCGTCGGTGTTCGTCGCCAGTCCGTTGCTTCTCCTCTGGCCGGGCGCCAGCGGACGGATGATGAAGCGGAGCTAACGGAAACGGGGCGCTCGTTGTTCGCGCCTGTGCGCCGACGCCGGTTGGTCGGCAGGCGCGAACCCCCCGGATTCCGGATGCCGTCGGTTTCTGTCCGCATGCTGCTTGGGGCATCAGTATGACACTCTGGAGTCGGTCTCACAGTCTCCAGCAGAAAATCATCACGGCGATCGTGATGGTGGGTCTCCTGCCACTCAGTCTCTCCCTCCTGCTCAGTTACGTGGAAGAACGGCGGGCCCTCCGCGAGGCTATCGGCGCCAATTTCAAGGAAGTGGCGGTCGAGGCGTCGCGTCGGACCGAGATGCATGTGACGCGCGGGATCAACGAAGCGCAGCAACTCGGGACCACCCCCTTCCTCCGCACGGCCGTGACGGAGTCGAACCGCACCTATGAGGGGAAGGACGAGCGTGCGATTGATGCCATGATCAAAGACTGGCAGCAACGCTGGCGCCAGCGCGACACCCGCAGCGAGTTCCCGCTGTTCATCAACCGCATCGTCACGAATTATCTCATCCGCTGGCACGATATCCGGAAGTCCGATTACGTCGGGATTCTGGTGACGGACGCCCGCGGCGCCCTCGTGGTGAGTTCGATCCCCCAGGTGGAGTATTTCTACGGCAAGACGCCCTGGTGGACGGCGCTGGTGAAGTCGCAAGTATCCC is a genomic window containing:
- the yajC gene encoding preprotein translocase subunit YajC, with amino-acid sequence MMMVVMASVAWAEGPGGGGSTSSSLLSLVPFVLIFVIFYFLLILPQQKRQKQQKAMLDDLKKGDKVITASGFWGTITNLGKETVTLQIADNTKVKIQKEHIAKIRAEDDDKE
- the secD gene encoding protein translocase subunit SecD yields the protein MKKVGGRFALLALVVVLSVVFFLPSYKPLYQALPDWARKILPDKGITLGLDLQGGIHMVMEVDEDRAVEIAVERSVASLQDVLVDKKLPAESVKRTAANQVTIQFANAELKAQIQKLVDEYPTFFEVDAAGSANSLVWELRETEIKRIKDSAINQALETIRNRIDQFGVSEPLVQRQGLKQIVVQLPGVKEPKRAKDLIKETALLEFKMLDEDNQMKMDFPARIPKEKEAEVLAQFQGKVPEGDQILFEHQVDKDTGREFRTPYLVKKRVMLTGDVLSDARVSIGEFNDPYVSITFDGKGGREFERITGENIKKRMAVVLDNTIYSAPVIQDRISGGRAQITGTFSTQEANDLAIVLRAGALPAPLKIIQDLTVGPSLGQDSIDQGMKSTFIAGLLVVVFMIVYYRLSGVIADFALLLNLICLLGALSALNATLTLPGIAGIVLTIGMGVDSNVLIFERIREELRAGKAVRLAVDGGYDKALLTIIDAHVTTLITGVALFLFGTGPIKGFAVTLCLGIAINLFTAFVGTKVVFDLLNQGKKVDTLSI
- the secF gene encoding protein translocase subunit SecF → MLEILGKTNFDFMGKRKIAFIFSGIMVLFGLIALVQISRGAANLGIDFAGGTAVQLKFDQAIRIEEARKALESNGLSNAELQEFGQDNKLLVRIKASTTIEEKTAERVMAVFSKEFPNNKFVVDASTEIGPTIGKKLQEDALIAIVISFAGIIMYIAARFELRFGVAAALATFHDVLAVLGAFYLLDKEITLLVVTALLTLAGYSLTDTVVVFDRIRENLRIRRRDSEESMINSAVNQVLSRTIVTSLTVVLVLIPLTLAGGEVLHDFSLALLSGVIFGTYSSVFVASPLLLLWPGASGRMMKRS